A DNA window from Actinomadura luzonensis contains the following coding sequences:
- a CDS encoding sensor histidine kinase: protein MRRASLARGTAIAIATLAVTLELADIWVTAQLPPSPLTPLPFAPEDVAGTAFPVFGAILVHSRPRLVIGWLLCAGGLSAAIGVLAANLGELSGAGLPWLVTLSRQVLELTLGVLLPLLYPAGALPSRRWRPVVWLALAGAALEWAGLAPAARWTAGAAMALAFASLVVRFARGGAVERRQLLWLLVALPGLLVPWIAGGAAAWTASLAIPLIPAAIAVAVLRYRLFGIDTLISRALVGTGLAIVITGVYVAAGAAAGLFLSEVDPVAGIAAAIFAGAFFHPMRRGLQRGVDRLLYGSTGVPEALAARLRHRLQHADPLHGLLATLDVLREGLSATGAAVEVDGDVTASGTMGAAPARTVPLVWHGEPVGRLLIGPPGRRRFPAAHDERVVATLVPYVADAAHAVRMTAALRRSRERILTAREEERRRLRRDLHDGLGQSLTGMAMSINAARRTARTSPGDAERLLAGLNAGMEAVRADIRELVYGLRPPALDELGLAGAVEELAGTPVEVSGELAGLPAAAEVAAYRIVQEALTNARKHARATRVAVALRREGALLRVTVTDDGVGLSPDARPGVGLHSMRERTAELGGTCAVRDAEGGGTVVQAELPL from the coding sequence ATGCGCCGCGCGAGTCTCGCGCGAGGGACGGCGATCGCGATCGCCACGCTCGCCGTCACCCTGGAGCTGGCCGACATCTGGGTCACCGCGCAGCTCCCGCCGTCGCCGCTCACCCCGCTGCCGTTCGCTCCCGAGGACGTGGCCGGCACCGCCTTCCCGGTCTTCGGCGCGATCCTCGTCCACAGCAGGCCGCGCCTGGTCATCGGGTGGCTGCTGTGCGCCGGCGGGCTGAGCGCCGCGATCGGCGTCCTGGCCGCCAACCTCGGCGAGCTGTCGGGCGCCGGCCTCCCCTGGCTGGTCACGCTGTCCCGCCAGGTGCTGGAGCTGACCCTCGGCGTGCTGCTGCCGCTGCTCTACCCGGCCGGCGCGCTGCCGTCGCGGCGCTGGCGTCCGGTGGTGTGGCTGGCCCTCGCCGGGGCGGCCCTGGAGTGGGCCGGCCTCGCCCCGGCCGCGCGCTGGACGGCCGGGGCCGCGATGGCGCTGGCGTTCGCCTCGCTGGTGGTGCGCTTCGCCCGGGGCGGCGCGGTCGAGCGGCGCCAGCTCCTGTGGCTGCTGGTCGCGCTGCCCGGCCTGCTGGTGCCGTGGATCGCGGGCGGCGCGGCGGCGTGGACGGCGTCCCTGGCGATCCCGCTGATCCCGGCGGCGATCGCGGTGGCGGTGCTGCGCTACCGGCTGTTCGGCATCGACACGCTGATCAGCCGGGCGCTGGTGGGCACCGGGCTGGCGATCGTGATCACCGGCGTGTACGTGGCCGCCGGCGCCGCGGCCGGGCTGTTCCTGTCGGAGGTGGACCCGGTCGCCGGCATCGCCGCAGCGATCTTCGCGGGCGCGTTCTTCCACCCCATGCGGCGCGGCCTGCAACGCGGCGTGGACCGGCTCCTGTACGGCAGCACCGGCGTCCCCGAGGCGCTGGCCGCCCGGCTGCGGCACCGGCTCCAGCACGCCGACCCCCTGCACGGCCTGCTGGCCACCCTGGACGTGCTGCGCGAGGGCCTGTCGGCCACCGGCGCGGCCGTCGAGGTGGACGGCGACGTCACCGCCTCGGGCACGATGGGGGCCGCGCCCGCGCGGACGGTGCCGCTGGTGTGGCACGGCGAGCCGGTCGGGCGGCTGCTGATCGGGCCGCCTGGCCGCCGCAGGTTCCCGGCCGCGCACGACGAGCGGGTGGTCGCGACGCTGGTCCCGTACGTGGCCGACGCCGCGCACGCGGTGCGGATGACGGCCGCGCTGCGGCGCTCGCGCGAGCGCATCCTGACCGCCCGCGAGGAGGAGCGCCGCCGGCTGCGCCGCGACCTGCACGACGGGCTCGGCCAGTCGCTGACCGGCATGGCCATGTCGATCAACGCCGCCCGCCGCACCGCCCGCACCTCGCCCGGCGACGCCGAGCGCCTGCTCGCCGGGCTGAACGCCGGCATGGAGGCGGTGCGCGCCGACATCAGGGAGCTCGTCTACGGGCTGCGCCCGCCCGCCCTGGACGAGCTGGGCCTGGCCGGGGCGGTCGAGGAGCTGGCGGGGACGCCGGTCGAGGTGTCGGGAGAGCTGGCCGGGCTGCCGGCTGCCGCCGAGGTGGCCGCGTACCGGATCGTCCAGGAGGCCCTGACCAACGCGCGCAAGCACGCGCGGGCCACCCGCGTGGCCGTGGCGCTGCGCCGGGAGGGCGCGCTGCTGCGGGTGACCGTGACCGACGACGGGGTGGGGCTGTCGCCGGACGCGCGCCCCGGCGTGGGGCTGCACTCGATGCGCGAGCGGACCGCCGAGCTGGGCGGCACCTGCGCCGTCCGGGACGCCGAAGGAGGAGGCACCGTTGTCCAGGCCGAGCTCCCACTGTGA
- a CDS encoding MDR family MFS transporter encodes MSSPTVEKPPSFLRAQVAGLPRPFWALWGGTVVNRLGTMVMPFTGVYLTQSRGLSVAAAGLVMGVFGAGSLLSQPLAGTLADRIGRRATLSGGMLATAAALLALGYSATLPAILASMLVLGVVMDLYRPASSAMVADLVPPGERPRAYGLLFWGINLGYSVGMTAGGWLAGMGFLWLFWIDAVSSVVFAVLVWRAVPETRPEGARESAGGFGAVLRDRVMVAFTLVVLGNALVYAQTMTMLPVAMTKVAGLSAAQYGLAMALNGVLIVVVQPLVSGWLGRRDPSRTFALGLAVMGAGFALTGYVTSTLGLAVTVAVWTAGEIVTAGIAGGIVAALAPAHLRGRYAGLFGLAWSAAAALAPLLGGPLLELGPRVLWWTIGAIGVVSAAGMVALGPAIRRRA; translated from the coding sequence GTGTCGAGCCCTACTGTCGAGAAGCCGCCGTCGTTCCTGCGGGCGCAGGTCGCCGGGCTGCCCCGCCCCTTCTGGGCCCTGTGGGGCGGCACCGTGGTCAACCGCCTGGGCACCATGGTGATGCCCTTCACCGGCGTCTACCTCACCCAGAGCCGCGGCCTGTCGGTGGCCGCGGCGGGCCTGGTGATGGGCGTCTTCGGCGCGGGGTCGCTGCTGTCGCAGCCGCTCGCCGGCACGCTGGCCGACCGCATCGGACGGCGGGCCACGCTGTCGGGCGGCATGCTGGCCACGGCCGCCGCGCTGCTCGCGCTCGGCTACAGCGCCACGCTGCCGGCCATCCTCGCCTCCATGCTGGTGCTCGGCGTGGTGATGGACCTCTACCGGCCGGCCTCCAGCGCGATGGTGGCCGACCTGGTGCCACCCGGGGAGCGGCCGCGCGCGTACGGGCTGCTGTTCTGGGGGATCAACCTCGGCTACTCGGTCGGCATGACGGCGGGCGGCTGGCTGGCGGGGATGGGGTTCCTCTGGCTGTTCTGGATCGACGCGGTCTCCAGCGTGGTCTTCGCGGTGCTGGTGTGGCGGGCGGTCCCCGAGACGCGGCCCGAGGGGGCGCGGGAGTCCGCGGGCGGGTTCGGCGCGGTGCTGCGAGACCGGGTGATGGTGGCGTTCACGCTGGTCGTGCTGGGCAACGCGCTGGTGTACGCGCAGACGATGACCATGCTGCCGGTGGCCATGACCAAGGTGGCGGGGCTCAGCGCCGCCCAGTACGGACTGGCCATGGCGCTGAACGGGGTGCTGATCGTGGTCGTGCAGCCGCTGGTGTCGGGCTGGCTCGGGCGGCGGGACCCGTCCCGCACGTTCGCGCTGGGCCTCGCGGTGATGGGGGCGGGGTTCGCGCTGACCGGGTACGTCACCAGCACGCTCGGCCTGGCCGTCACGGTCGCGGTGTGGACGGCGGGCGAGATCGTCACGGCCGGCATCGCGGGCGGCATCGTGGCCGCGCTCGCGCCCGCGCACCTGCGGGGGCGGTACGCGGGCCTGTTCGGGCTGGCCTGGTCGGCGGCGGCCGCGCTGGCGCCGCTGCTCGGCGGGCCGCTGCTGGAGCTGGGGCCGCGGGTGCTGTGGTGGACGATCGGCGCTATCGGGGTGGTGTCGGCGGCCGGCATGGTGGCCCTCGGCCCGGCGATCCGGCGGCGCGCCTGA
- a CDS encoding DUF5937 family protein, whose translation MSITWVLRPDDVARIRFAFSPMWELVASLRTLRRPARQSLHLPWIKAVRPRLAGLDLAELMALVPAIGYLADFLTPPPDTPLPDFAAELERVRRTPPERAREEALRVTGTDPALLRRFAADPAAGVTRVADALEAYWDRCFAEFWPRVYALLERDVLRRSRQLAQGGASELFAALDPAVTWTGERLVVDRPWCAQEGLHGDGLVLVPTAFHWPSVAVMSAPYQSMLVYPVLGVGTLWEEGPPPAPGALAALLGRSRARILLALAEPVTTSALAARMSLTPGAVSQHLGVLSDGGLAVGMRVGKQVLYRRTLAGDMLAGQG comes from the coding sequence ATGTCCATCACCTGGGTGCTGCGGCCGGACGACGTGGCCCGCATCCGCTTCGCCTTCTCCCCGATGTGGGAGCTCGTGGCCAGCCTCCGCACCCTGCGCCGGCCCGCCCGCCAGTCGCTGCACCTGCCCTGGATCAAGGCCGTGCGCCCCCGGCTCGCCGGGCTCGACCTGGCCGAGCTGATGGCGCTCGTGCCCGCCATCGGCTACCTGGCCGACTTCCTCACCCCGCCGCCCGACACGCCGCTGCCCGACTTCGCCGCCGAGCTGGAGCGGGTCAGGCGCACCCCGCCGGAACGGGCCCGCGAGGAGGCCCTGCGGGTCACCGGCACCGACCCGGCCCTGCTCCGGCGCTTCGCCGCCGACCCGGCCGCGGGCGTGACCAGGGTCGCCGACGCGCTGGAGGCGTACTGGGACAGGTGCTTCGCCGAGTTCTGGCCACGCGTGTACGCGCTGCTGGAGCGCGACGTGCTGCGCCGCTCCCGGCAGCTCGCCCAGGGCGGCGCGAGCGAGCTGTTCGCCGCGCTCGACCCGGCCGTGACCTGGACGGGGGAGCGGCTGGTCGTCGACCGGCCCTGGTGCGCGCAGGAAGGGCTGCACGGCGACGGGCTGGTGCTGGTGCCCACCGCGTTCCACTGGCCGTCGGTGGCCGTGATGAGCGCGCCGTACCAGTCGATGCTGGTCTATCCCGTGCTGGGCGTCGGCACCCTGTGGGAGGAGGGCCCGCCGCCCGCGCCCGGCGCCCTCGCCGCGCTCCTCGGCCGCAGCCGGGCGCGGATCCTGCTCGCGCTGGCCGAGCCCGTCACCACCTCGGCGCTGGCCGCCCGCATGTCGCTGACGCCTGGCGCGGTCAGCCAGCACCTCGGCGTGCTCAGCGACGGCGGGCTCGCGGTGGGCATGCGGGTCGGCAAGCAGGTCCTCTACCGGCGCACCCTGGCCGGCGACATGCTCGCCGGCCAGGGGTGA
- a CDS encoding terpene synthase family protein — protein sequence MNTTDEPGGAADGHSTVTATMFATVRTALRSVLSSMMPLPRRGGSAALALMPLTERVPAMAEPCRMHPAVYAIEAAVIDWARRTGLRADPGVGFHRMAGRAFAEFDAAAAALFAQWLTWLFHLDDELDEGECRLEVFQGLLQGGARHPLEAAFADLWRVTSARMSDRWRARFAVGLQRQHDACRTEADNRAAGRMPTLEEYPALRRGTVGPYLYDLVEPCLRVEVPAWMHASEPWQQLVDACSDVTAWCNDVASRPKERGDVHNFVVLAMRQLGLGEREATAWVLDRIARRCEDMHKAARRLPLHDLAPKAARDVSKVACAYLAAPRAHLDWLLESARYA from the coding sequence GTGAACACCACTGACGAGCCCGGCGGCGCCGCCGACGGGCACTCCACCGTGACCGCGACGATGTTCGCCACGGTGCGCACCGCGCTGCGTTCGGTCCTGTCGTCGATGATGCCGCTGCCGCGGCGCGGCGGCTCGGCGGCGCTGGCGCTCATGCCGCTGACCGAGCGGGTGCCGGCCATGGCCGAGCCGTGCCGCATGCACCCGGCCGTGTACGCCATCGAGGCCGCCGTCATCGACTGGGCCAGGCGCACCGGCCTGCGGGCCGACCCCGGCGTCGGCTTCCACCGGATGGCCGGCCGGGCCTTCGCCGAGTTCGACGCGGCCGCGGCGGCGCTGTTCGCGCAGTGGCTGACCTGGCTGTTCCACCTGGACGACGAGCTGGACGAGGGCGAGTGCCGCCTGGAGGTCTTCCAGGGCCTGCTCCAGGGCGGGGCGCGGCACCCGCTGGAGGCGGCCTTCGCCGACCTGTGGCGGGTGACGAGCGCGCGGATGAGCGACCGGTGGCGGGCCAGGTTCGCGGTGGGGCTGCAACGCCAGCACGACGCCTGCCGCACCGAGGCCGACAACCGGGCGGCGGGCCGGATGCCGACGCTGGAGGAGTACCCGGCGCTGCGCAGGGGCACGGTCGGGCCGTACCTGTACGACCTGGTGGAGCCGTGCCTGCGGGTGGAGGTGCCGGCCTGGATGCACGCCTCGGAGCCGTGGCAGCAGCTCGTGGACGCCTGCAGCGACGTCACCGCCTGGTGCAACGACGTCGCCTCGCGGCCCAAGGAGCGCGGCGACGTGCACAACTTCGTGGTGCTGGCGATGCGCCAGCTCGGGCTCGGCGAGCGGGAGGCGACGGCCTGGGTGCTGGACCGGATCGCGCGCCGCTGCGAGGACATGCACAAGGCGGCCCGGCGGCTGCCGCTGCACGACCTCGCGCCCAAGGCGGCGCGCGACGTCAGCAAGGTGGCCTGCGCCTACCTGGCGGCGCCGCGCGCCCACCTCGACTGGCTGCTGGAGTCGGCGCGCTACGCCTGA
- a CDS encoding EF-hand domain-containing protein, giving the protein MAIDLLNHKLDRAFDHIDANGNGVVERADLLGLGARILVGFGESPTSVTGASLVESFDGIWATLARTLERDGDSGIARPDFRTAMTAAFVTGGHYDPVFRPATVAVAELCDGDRDGEISPGEFRTMLSAFGVAYDDVDEAFDRLDRAGRGRLTVAGLVAAAADFYRSADPNAPGNWLFGPL; this is encoded by the coding sequence GTGGCTATCGACCTGCTCAATCACAAGCTCGATCGGGCCTTCGACCACATCGACGCCAACGGCAACGGGGTCGTCGAGCGTGCGGACCTGCTCGGCCTGGGGGCGCGCATCCTGGTGGGCTTCGGGGAGTCCCCCACCTCGGTCACCGGGGCGAGCCTCGTCGAGAGCTTCGACGGCATCTGGGCCACGCTGGCGCGGACGCTGGAACGCGACGGCGACTCCGGCATCGCCCGCCCGGACTTCCGCACCGCCATGACGGCGGCGTTCGTCACGGGCGGTCACTACGACCCGGTCTTCCGCCCGGCGACGGTCGCGGTGGCGGAGCTGTGCGACGGCGACCGGGACGGCGAGATCTCCCCGGGCGAGTTCCGCACCATGCTGAGCGCGTTCGGCGTCGCCTACGACGACGTGGACGAGGCCTTCGACCGGCTGGACCGGGCGGGACGGGGCAGGCTGACCGTGGCCGGCCTGGTCGCCGCCGCCGCCGACTTCTACCGCAGCGCCGACCCGAACGCCCCGGGCAACTGGCTGTTCGGCCCGCTGTGA
- a CDS encoding glutamine synthetase family protein, which produces MDRQQEFVLRTLEERDIRFIRLWFTDVLGFLKSVAIAPAELEGAFAEGIGFDGSAIEGFARVYESDMLAKPDPATFQILPWRSETPGAGRIFCDILMPDGSPSHADPRWVLKRTLAKCADMGFTFYTHPEIEFFLLKNRPEPGQRPEPIDSGGYFDHTPHSSGHDFRRQAIMMLESMGISVEFSHHEGAPGQQEIDLRYADALTTADNIMTFRLVMKEVALEQGIWASFMPKPFTEHPGSGMHTHMSLFEGDRNAFYEAGSDYRLSKVGRSFIAGLLRHAAEITAITNQWVNSYKRLWGGAEAIAGQGGEAPSYVCWGHNNRSALVRVPMYKPHKGGSTRIEFRSLDSACNPYLAFALILAAGLKGIEEGYELPPAAEDNVWTLTSAERRALGIEPLPGSLNDAIEVMERSELVAETLGEHVFDFFLRNKRSEWREYRRHVTEFELGRYLPIL; this is translated from the coding sequence TTGGACCGCCAGCAGGAGTTCGTGCTCCGCACGCTCGAGGAACGCGACATCCGGTTCATCCGGCTCTGGTTCACCGACGTTCTCGGCTTCCTCAAGTCCGTCGCCATCGCCCCGGCCGAGCTGGAGGGCGCCTTCGCCGAGGGCATCGGGTTCGACGGCTCGGCCATCGAGGGCTTCGCCCGCGTCTACGAGTCCGACATGCTCGCCAAGCCCGACCCGGCGACGTTCCAGATCCTGCCGTGGCGCAGCGAGACGCCGGGCGCCGGCCGCATCTTCTGCGACATCCTGATGCCCGACGGCTCGCCGTCGCACGCCGACCCGCGCTGGGTGCTCAAGCGCACGCTCGCCAAGTGCGCCGACATGGGCTTCACCTTCTACACCCACCCGGAGATCGAGTTCTTCCTGCTGAAGAACCGGCCCGAGCCCGGCCAGCGGCCCGAGCCGATCGACTCCGGCGGCTACTTCGACCACACGCCGCACAGCTCCGGCCACGACTTCCGGCGCCAGGCGATCATGATGCTGGAGTCGATGGGCATCTCGGTGGAGTTCAGCCACCACGAGGGCGCGCCCGGCCAGCAGGAGATCGACCTGCGCTACGCCGACGCGCTCACCACCGCCGACAACATCATGACCTTCCGCCTGGTCATGAAGGAGGTCGCGCTGGAGCAGGGCATCTGGGCCTCGTTCATGCCCAAGCCGTTCACCGAGCACCCGGGCTCCGGCATGCACACCCACATGTCGCTGTTCGAGGGCGACCGCAACGCCTTCTACGAGGCCGGCTCCGACTACCGCCTGTCCAAGGTCGGCCGGTCGTTCATCGCCGGGCTGCTGCGGCACGCCGCCGAGATCACCGCCATCACCAACCAGTGGGTCAACTCCTACAAGCGGCTGTGGGGCGGCGCCGAGGCCATCGCGGGCCAGGGCGGCGAGGCCCCCTCGTACGTGTGCTGGGGCCACAACAACCGCTCGGCCCTGGTCCGGGTGCCGATGTACAAGCCGCACAAGGGCGGCTCGACCCGCATCGAGTTCCGCTCGCTCGACTCCGCCTGCAACCCCTACCTGGCCTTCGCGCTCATCCTGGCGGCCGGGCTCAAGGGCATCGAGGAGGGCTACGAGCTGCCGCCGGCGGCCGAGGACAACGTCTGGACGCTCACCAGCGCCGAGCGCCGCGCCCTCGGCATCGAGCCGCTGCCGGGCTCGCTCAACGACGCCATCGAGGTGATGGAGCGCAGCGAGCTGGTCGCCGAGACGCTCGGCGAGCACGTCTTCGACTTCTTCCTGCGCAACAAGCGGTCGGAGTGGCGCGAGTACCGCCGCCACGTCACCGAGTTCGAGCTGGGCCGTTACCTGCCCATCCTCTGA
- a CDS encoding S8 family peptidase, with amino-acid sequence MRLRSLLAGASVLAVTTTAALAAAAPAQAAAGDPEVAKSVTAEVRSGHKVRAIIELKKGQSVGAVAKDTEDASKGVQVVDKKLSDDFLVATLDKATLEEVRTDDRVAAVYEDRLSLPSLDVSTKLIGSDKANEAGWTGKGSTIAVLDTGIDRDHPFFAGRIVAEACFSATSTDPYYGAVPLCPNGQSVQVGAGAADAETAACVVNGKNQCYHGTHVAGIAAGKKAAGAPSNGVAPEAGILPIQVFTRLNGAVCQEELGVAAPCFATFVSAQKAALQYVDSVHAGQNVIAANMSLGGGPKQTQPCDDDPSAGALKEEIVWLKQFGVSVVVAAGNNGFTDGVSSPACVSAAVTVGATDDNDAVASFSNRGRLLDLFAPGVQINSSVPGGGYGVLNGTSMAAPHVAGALALIRQAYPQLSDAGRVAKLQDTGKAITYGGVTTKRIDLTAALPPKATPTPTPTATPTATPTATPTTTATPRPTGSHSPSPTPTSSPDDHSTNVDPGIYGDPQPVPDTCSRGKGTKPLSAKAWAREMLRGKGSLSDDTLRCYLTLAQNGSKVFPELTDAGTLTKAYKVLATRSKAAKALLDRELLASWLNYAHGVYNSSAKVHGATTFKTSVAAAERHRAGKSGAAMKKAAVYLYRHVNK; translated from the coding sequence GTGAGACTACGGTCTCTGCTGGCGGGCGCGTCCGTGCTCGCCGTCACCACCACGGCCGCGCTCGCGGCCGCCGCGCCCGCCCAGGCCGCGGCCGGCGACCCCGAGGTCGCCAAGAGCGTCACGGCCGAGGTGCGCAGCGGGCACAAGGTCCGCGCCATCATCGAGCTGAAGAAGGGCCAGAGCGTCGGCGCCGTGGCCAAGGACACCGAGGACGCCTCCAAGGGCGTCCAGGTCGTCGACAAGAAGCTCTCCGACGACTTCCTCGTCGCCACCCTCGACAAGGCGACGCTGGAGGAGGTCAGGACCGACGACCGCGTCGCGGCCGTCTACGAGGACCGGCTGAGCCTCCCGAGCCTCGACGTCAGCACCAAGCTGATCGGCTCGGACAAGGCCAACGAGGCGGGCTGGACCGGCAAGGGCTCCACCATCGCCGTCCTCGACACCGGCATCGACCGCGACCACCCGTTCTTCGCCGGCCGCATCGTCGCCGAGGCGTGCTTCTCGGCCACCTCGACCGACCCGTACTACGGGGCCGTGCCGCTGTGCCCGAACGGCCAGTCGGTGCAGGTCGGCGCCGGCGCCGCCGACGCCGAGACCGCCGCGTGCGTCGTGAACGGCAAGAACCAGTGCTACCACGGCACCCACGTCGCGGGCATCGCGGCCGGCAAGAAGGCGGCCGGCGCCCCGTCCAACGGCGTGGCCCCGGAGGCCGGCATCCTGCCGATCCAGGTGTTCACCCGGCTGAACGGCGCCGTCTGCCAGGAGGAGCTGGGGGTGGCCGCGCCGTGCTTCGCGACCTTCGTCTCCGCTCAGAAGGCCGCGCTGCAGTACGTGGACAGCGTGCACGCCGGTCAGAACGTCATCGCCGCCAACATGAGCCTCGGCGGCGGCCCCAAGCAGACGCAGCCCTGCGACGACGACCCGTCGGCGGGCGCGCTCAAGGAGGAGATCGTCTGGCTCAAGCAGTTCGGCGTGAGCGTCGTCGTCGCCGCGGGCAACAACGGCTTCACCGACGGCGTCTCCAGCCCGGCCTGCGTCTCCGCCGCGGTGACGGTGGGCGCCACCGACGACAACGACGCCGTGGCGAGCTTCAGCAACCGCGGCCGGCTGCTCGACCTGTTCGCCCCGGGCGTGCAGATCAACAGCTCGGTGCCCGGCGGCGGCTACGGCGTGCTCAACGGCACCTCGATGGCCGCCCCCCACGTGGCCGGCGCGCTGGCGCTGATCCGGCAGGCGTACCCGCAGCTCAGCGACGCGGGCCGGGTCGCCAAGCTGCAGGACACCGGCAAGGCCATCACCTACGGCGGCGTCACCACCAAGCGGATCGACCTGACCGCGGCCCTGCCGCCCAAGGCCACCCCGACGCCCACGCCGACCGCCACCCCGACGGCGACCCCCACCGCGACGCCGACCACGACCGCCACCCCGCGCCCGACCGGCTCGCACAGCCCCTCGCCGACCCCGACGTCCTCCCCCGACGACCACAGCACGAACGTCGACCCCGGCATCTACGGCGACCCGCAGCCCGTCCCCGACACCTGCTCCCGCGGCAAGGGCACCAAGCCGCTGAGCGCCAAAGCGTGGGCCAGGGAGATGCTGCGCGGCAAGGGCTCGCTCAGCGACGACACGCTGCGCTGCTACCTCACGCTGGCGCAGAACGGCAGCAAGGTCTTCCCCGAGCTGACGGACGCGGGCACGCTGACCAAGGCGTACAAGGTGCTCGCCACCCGGAGCAAGGCCGCCAAGGCGCTGCTCGACCGCGAGCTGCTGGCCTCGTGGCTGAACTACGCGCACGGCGTGTACAACTCCTCGGCCAAGGTGCACGGCGCGACCACGTTCAAGACCTCCGTGGCCGCCGCCGAGCGGCACCGCGCGGGCAAGAGCGGCGCCGCCATGAAGAAGGCGGCGGTGTACCTGTACCGGCACGTCAACAAGTAG
- a CDS encoding AAA family ATPase, protein MLDEGARTGTVRYPPGSLVILTGLPGAGKTTLLRRLYALDGAESLPVAREAVTVIDTYQAKRHWAGRLAWAPHPVRRAVVFATHLSRISRALADGRSVVAHNRGCAPSVLRGLDWLARRHGARLHLLLLDTTPEAALAGQRERGRVVAARTFARHRRRWEELMARVRNGDPAPAAAARVVDRGTAALLEAILFEADQDPVSGGFPITE, encoded by the coding sequence GTGCTCGACGAGGGCGCGCGGACCGGCACGGTGCGTTACCCGCCCGGGTCCCTGGTCATCCTGACCGGGCTGCCGGGGGCGGGCAAGACGACGCTGCTGCGCCGGCTGTACGCGCTGGACGGCGCGGAGAGCCTCCCCGTGGCCAGGGAGGCGGTCACGGTGATCGACACCTACCAGGCCAAGCGGCACTGGGCGGGCCGGCTGGCCTGGGCCCCGCACCCGGTGCGGCGGGCGGTGGTCTTCGCCACCCACCTGAGCCGCATCAGCCGGGCGCTGGCGGACGGCCGGTCGGTCGTCGCGCACAACCGCGGCTGCGCGCCGTCGGTGCTGCGCGGCCTCGACTGGCTGGCCCGCCGGCACGGCGCGCGGCTGCACCTGCTCCTGCTGGACACCACGCCGGAGGCGGCGCTGGCGGGCCAGCGCGAGCGGGGCCGGGTGGTGGCGGCGCGCACGTTCGCCCGGCACCGGCGGCGGTGGGAGGAGCTGATGGCGCGGGTCAGGAACGGCGACCCGGCGCCGGCCGCCGCCGCCCGGGTGGTGGACCGCGGCACGGCCGCCCTGCTGGAGGCCATCCTGTTCGAGGCCGACCAAGATCCGGTAAGCGGTGGTTTCCCCATAACGGAATAA
- a CDS encoding PaaI family thioesterase — translation MTTAALQTVLTVPRRFRGPEGVANGGWIAGTMAETLNGGRSAVEVTLHAPTPLETELRLEHMANSASLSHGDRLLVEAIPVAEDLEGPGFVPFNDAARAEAGFAGLKAHPFAECFACGLREPGDGLRIFPGPVAGTDLVAAGWRVPFTVAGEDGVPASIIGAVLDCITGWAHFGPGESALLGRLAVQIHRDVHPGGRYSVVARPTGRDGRKMFGQSAIYEVDGTLVAAGRATWIAPR, via the coding sequence ATGACGACGGCTGCCCTGCAGACCGTGTTGACCGTTCCCCGGCGTTTCCGCGGGCCAGAGGGAGTCGCCAACGGCGGCTGGATCGCGGGCACCATGGCGGAGACGCTCAACGGGGGGCGATCAGCCGTCGAGGTCACGCTCCACGCCCCCACGCCGCTGGAGACCGAGCTGCGCCTTGAGCACATGGCCAACTCCGCGTCCCTCTCGCACGGCGACCGGCTGCTCGTCGAGGCCATCCCGGTCGCCGAGGACCTGGAGGGGCCCGGGTTCGTGCCGTTCAACGACGCCGCCCGCGCCGAGGCCGGGTTTGCCGGGCTGAAGGCGCACCCGTTCGCCGAGTGCTTCGCCTGCGGCCTGCGCGAGCCGGGCGACGGCCTGCGCATCTTCCCCGGCCCGGTGGCCGGCACCGACCTGGTGGCGGCCGGCTGGCGGGTGCCGTTCACGGTGGCCGGCGAGGACGGCGTGCCGGCCTCGATCATCGGCGCGGTGCTCGACTGCATCACCGGCTGGGCGCACTTCGGCCCCGGCGAGAGCGCGCTGCTCGGCCGCCTGGCCGTGCAGATCCACCGCGACGTGCACCCCGGCGGCCGCTACTCCGTGGTGGCCAGGCCGACCGGCCGCGACGGCCGCAAGATGTTCGGCCAGAGCGCCATCTACGAGGTGGACGGCACGCTGGTCGCCGCCGGCCGGGCCACCTGGATCGCTCCACGCTGA